In the genome of Desulfovibrio desulfuricans, one region contains:
- a CDS encoding anthranilate synthase component I family protein, translated as MNTNGDAQHMLTLQQSARWLPADMDTPISLFMGMVGAGNGILLESAEVDGRWGRYSILACDAAMFISCREGKLALDVRDSRLDALRRFEGDPFVDGLRALMAALCIAAPANISNLPPITRALYGYLGFGMAGLFNPKLASVMPQSEADCLLMLPSTVLVFDHLYNRLCQVSLGEHRSLQSSRESLEARATGQAGAVRIDPDNVCAEPGEQGYKDYVRRIKEMLRQGEAIQVVPSVRFSTPFEGNPFELYRRMRRFNASPYMFYMRFPELTLFGSSPEVMVRCTAGHLQLSPIAGTRKRGADDLEDARLAAELRDDPKERAEHVMLVDLGRNDLGRVAQPGSVNLERYMEVERYSHVMHLTSRVSARLEEGKDALDVLAATFPAGTVSGAPKVRAMEIIRELEGRARGPYAGCIGWLGLDKDSVNLDTGITIRSMWMRDGKLFWQAGGGIVHDSDPDLEWKEVCNKSAIMRLALRAEDEEYVSAHR; from the coding sequence ATGAATACGAATGGGGATGCGCAGCACATGCTGACGCTGCAACAGTCCGCCCGCTGGTTGCCGGCGGATATGGATACGCCCATCAGCCTGTTCATGGGCATGGTCGGCGCTGGTAACGGCATTTTGCTTGAAAGCGCCGAGGTGGACGGCCGTTGGGGCCGGTACAGCATCCTGGCCTGCGATGCGGCCATGTTCATCAGCTGCCGCGAGGGCAAACTGGCGCTCGACGTGCGCGACAGCAGGCTTGACGCGCTGCGCCGGTTTGAGGGCGACCCCTTTGTGGACGGCCTGCGGGCGCTCATGGCGGCGCTTTGCATCGCGGCTCCGGCAAACATCAGCAACCTGCCGCCCATTACCCGCGCCCTGTACGGCTACCTTGGGTTTGGCATGGCCGGTCTGTTCAACCCCAAGCTGGCGAGCGTCATGCCGCAGAGCGAGGCCGACTGCCTGCTCATGCTGCCCTCCACCGTGCTGGTGTTTGACCACCTGTACAACCGTCTGTGTCAGGTGAGCCTGGGCGAGCACCGCTCGCTGCAAAGCTCGCGCGAGTCGCTGGAGGCCCGCGCCACCGGTCAGGCCGGAGCCGTGCGCATCGACCCAGACAATGTTTGCGCCGAGCCGGGCGAGCAGGGCTACAAGGACTATGTGCGCCGCATCAAGGAGATGCTGCGGCAGGGCGAGGCCATTCAGGTTGTCCCGTCCGTGCGGTTTTCCACGCCCTTTGAGGGCAACCCCTTTGAGCTGTACCGCCGCATGCGCCGGTTCAACGCATCGCCCTACATGTTTTACATGCGCTTTCCCGAGCTGACGCTCTTTGGCTCGTCGCCCGAGGTCATGGTGCGCTGCACGGCTGGGCATCTGCAGCTTTCGCCCATAGCGGGCACGCGCAAACGCGGGGCCGACGACCTTGAAGACGCCCGCCTGGCCGCCGAGCTGCGCGACGACCCCAAGGAGCGCGCCGAGCATGTGATGCTGGTCGACCTTGGCCGCAACGACCTTGGCCGCGTGGCCCAGCCCGGTTCGGTGAATCTTGAGCGTTATATGGAAGTTGAGCGCTACTCGCACGTCATGCACCTCACGAGCCGCGTCAGCGCCCGGCTTGAAGAAGGCAAAGACGCCCTGGACGTGCTGGCGGCCACCTTTCCTGCGGGCACGGTATCCGGCGCGCCCAAGGTGCGGGCCATGGAAATCATCCGTGAGCTTGAGGGCCGCGCGCGCGGCCCCTACGCGGGCTGCATAGGCTGGCTGGGTCTGGACAAGGACAGCGTCAACCTTGATACGGGCATCACCATCCGCAGCATGTGGATGCGTGACGGCAAGCTCTTCTGGCAGGCGGGCGGAGGCATCGTGCATGACTCCGATCCCGATCTGGAATGGAAGGAAGTGTGCAACAAATCAGCCATCATGCGCCTTGCCCTGCGTGCGGAGGACGAAGAATATGTTTCTGCTCATCGATAA
- a CDS encoding NlpC/P60 family N-terminal domain-containing protein yields MKSRLHLPLLIACFALLTACGGKVIPTRDGNMPTWMGTLEDLRRYPQNLDEYAKAAGENKQLISTAEQANQAARFLRIVFGPWEMTRTSIHKRDVSVLFNKARGYKNGDTRWTQAEWDYMSANAALGAYPSLSQPAITVRNANLRELPTNEPRFSEPTPNPKSNPFDYFQYSLLPVGTPVLIAHTTRDGRWHYVECPVAGGWVADEDLAPVSAEFRHMYRNNAFAALVRDRVTMVTPNGPVTANIGALLPMRNGASMAEGSGQMSIEIMTPVKGVDGMAELAQVSLSSADAAPWPMRMTPGNVAKVGNVMIGQPYGWGGMFGDRDCSALTRELLTPFGIWLPRNSVAQARTGAVNMLEGLPTEAKEDVILRNGVPFLSLVGMRGHIMLYVGKYNGRPAIFHNVWGVRTVEGSDTDGRFVIGRAVVTSITPGAELKNLYRTTTFADRLRTLSTPADTLQ; encoded by the coding sequence ATGAAATCTCGTCTTCACCTTCCCCTGCTGATTGCCTGTTTTGCCCTTTTGACCGCGTGCGGCGGGAAGGTAATTCCCACCCGGGACGGCAACATGCCCACATGGATGGGCACACTTGAAGACCTCCGGCGCTACCCCCAGAACCTGGATGAATACGCCAAGGCCGCAGGCGAAAACAAACAGCTCATTTCAACTGCCGAGCAGGCAAACCAGGCTGCCAGATTTTTGCGCATTGTCTTTGGCCCCTGGGAGATGACCAGAACGTCCATCCACAAACGCGATGTGTCCGTGTTGTTTAACAAGGCGCGCGGCTATAAAAACGGCGACACCCGCTGGACCCAGGCGGAATGGGACTACATGAGCGCCAATGCGGCTCTGGGCGCATACCCCTCGCTCAGTCAGCCCGCCATAACCGTGCGCAACGCCAACCTGCGCGAGCTGCCCACAAACGAGCCGCGTTTTTCAGAGCCTACGCCCAACCCCAAGTCCAACCCGTTTGATTACTTTCAGTATTCACTGCTGCCCGTGGGCACGCCCGTACTTATTGCGCACACTACCCGCGACGGACGCTGGCATTATGTGGAATGCCCCGTGGCTGGCGGCTGGGTTGCGGACGAAGACCTGGCCCCCGTCAGCGCGGAGTTCAGGCATATGTACCGCAACAACGCCTTTGCGGCGCTTGTGCGCGACCGGGTAACCATGGTTACGCCCAACGGTCCGGTTACCGCCAATATCGGCGCACTGCTGCCCATGCGCAACGGCGCGTCCATGGCTGAGGGCTCCGGCCAGATGAGCATAGAAATAATGACCCCGGTCAAGGGCGTGGACGGCATGGCCGAGCTGGCTCAGGTATCGCTTTCCTCCGCCGACGCGGCGCCCTGGCCCATGCGCATGACCCCCGGCAACGTGGCCAAGGTGGGCAATGTGATGATTGGCCAGCCCTACGGCTGGGGCGGCATGTTTGGCGACCGCGACTGCTCTGCCCTCACGCGCGAGCTGCTTACCCCCTTTGGCATATGGTTGCCGCGCAACTCAGTGGCGCAGGCACGCACAGGCGCGGTCAACATGCTTGAAGGCCTGCCCACAGAAGCAAAGGAAGACGTGATTTTGCGCAACGGCGTGCCGTTTTTGAGTCTGGTGGGCATGCGCGGGCATATCATGCTGTATGTGGGCAAGTACAACGGCCGGCCAGCCATCTTCCACAATGTGTGGGGCGTGCGCACGGTTGAAGGCAGCGACACTGATGGCCGCTTTGTCATCGGCAGGGCCGTGGTTACCTCCATCACTCCCGGCGCGGAGCTCAAAAACCTTTACCGCACAACGACATTTGCAGACAGGCTGCGTACGTTGAGCACCCCGGCGGACACGCTTCAGTGA
- a CDS encoding FKBP-type peptidyl-prolyl cis-trans isomerase has translation MPIKKGDTVRAHYTGTLDDGTVFDSSREREPLEFVLGKGMLIPGFESAVEGREAGETVTVTIAPDDAYGDADPELVFTVPRAQVPDHIPLNVGVPLQLSNEQGQMDVTITEVGADEITLDANHPLAGKTLTFEIEIVSVG, from the coding sequence ATGCCTATCAAAAAAGGCGATACGGTGCGTGCGCACTACACGGGCACCCTTGACGACGGCACGGTGTTCGACTCTTCGCGTGAGCGCGAACCCCTTGAATTTGTGCTGGGCAAGGGCATGTTGATTCCGGGTTTTGAGAGCGCCGTAGAGGGCCGCGAAGCGGGCGAAACCGTTACCGTGACCATTGCGCCTGACGATGCCTACGGCGATGCCGATCCCGAACTCGTGTTCACCGTTCCCCGCGCCCAGGTGCCCGACCATATTCCCCTCAACGTCGGCGTGCCGTTGCAGCTCTCCAACGAGCAGGGCCAGATGGACGTGACCATCACCGAAGTGGGTGCGGACGAGATCACCCTTGACGCCAACCACCCCCTGGCGGGCAAAACGTTGACGTTTGAAATTGAAATCGTGAGCGTTGGCTAG
- a CDS encoding glutamine synthetase III yields the protein MSSKSARQSAIEAITTYKPEAAPLNFVDTKPTDIFGCNVFNDRVMRERLPKSVYKELRKTIEFGERMDPAIADTVAAVMKDWAIERGATHFTHIFYPLTGQTAEKHDSFLMPDGSGGVIAEFSGSMLIRGEPDASSFPSGGLRSTFEARGYTAWDVTSPAYIMENRNGTFLCIPTMFLSWTGVALDKKTPMLRSGQALNREAHRVLALFGEDTPLPIVSYAGLEQEYFCIDHNFNFARPDIQIAGRSLFGARPAKGQEFSDQYFGVIPQRVLSYMMEVERELYKLGVPVRTRHNEVAPSQYEIAPLFEVSNLAVDHNHITMSMLRNVAKRYGLKCLLHEKPFAGVNGSGKHLNYSIGNAELGTLFDPGETPHANAKFLVFCAAMIRAVHKFGGLLRSTVASAGNDHRLGANEAPPAIMSIFLGDQLTEVFEAFRAGRVENASGGRKGRALNLGVDTLPPLPADPGDRNRTSPVAFTGNRFEFRALGSSQSAAGSITALNTMMADSLGFAADWLEKELAQGKTFNQALESFISHVIDEHSAVIFNGDGYSEVWHKEAERRGLPNLRTTPEALAELTRPEVINLYEKAGVLNRSELKARQEIYLEQYCKTVRTEANLVIRIAHTIIYPAGMRYQGELAATAANMRAIGKDPKTVTLAEITASLRLIQDASAQLEDALTKADSLGYGFEAAHSYREHVLPRMLEVRRYADLLEVRVADDLWTLPNYQEILFGK from the coding sequence ATGAGCAGTAAATCCGCCAGACAGAGCGCCATTGAGGCCATCACCACCTACAAACCCGAAGCGGCCCCCCTCAACTTCGTGGATACCAAACCCACAGATATTTTCGGGTGCAACGTGTTTAATGACCGCGTCATGCGCGAGCGCCTGCCCAAGAGCGTGTACAAGGAGCTGCGCAAGACCATTGAGTTTGGCGAACGCATGGACCCCGCCATCGCCGACACCGTTGCCGCAGTGATGAAAGACTGGGCCATCGAAAGAGGGGCAACCCATTTTACCCACATTTTTTATCCCCTCACCGGGCAGACCGCCGAAAAGCACGACAGCTTTCTGATGCCTGACGGCTCCGGCGGCGTTATTGCCGAATTTTCCGGCTCCATGCTTATTCGCGGCGAGCCCGACGCCTCGTCCTTCCCCTCCGGCGGCCTGCGCTCCACCTTTGAGGCGCGCGGCTACACCGCGTGGGACGTGACCAGCCCCGCCTATATCATGGAGAACCGCAACGGCACATTTTTGTGCATTCCCACCATGTTTCTGTCATGGACGGGCGTTGCCCTGGACAAAAAAACCCCCATGCTGCGTTCGGGTCAGGCCCTCAACCGTGAAGCGCACCGCGTGCTGGCCCTGTTTGGCGAAGACACGCCCCTGCCCATTGTTTCGTACGCCGGGCTTGAGCAGGAATACTTTTGCATCGACCACAACTTCAATTTTGCGCGTCCCGACATCCAGATCGCCGGGCGCTCCCTGTTTGGCGCGCGTCCTGCCAAGGGGCAGGAATTCAGCGACCAGTATTTTGGCGTGATTCCGCAGCGCGTGCTTTCGTACATGATGGAAGTGGAGCGCGAACTCTACAAGCTGGGCGTGCCCGTGCGCACCCGTCACAACGAGGTCGCCCCCAGCCAGTACGAAATTGCCCCCCTCTTTGAGGTGAGCAACCTGGCCGTGGACCACAACCACATCACCATGTCCATGCTGCGCAACGTGGCCAAGCGCTACGGCCTCAAGTGCCTGCTGCACGAAAAGCCCTTTGCCGGGGTAAACGGTTCGGGCAAGCACCTGAACTACTCCATCGGCAATGCGGAGCTGGGCACCCTGTTTGATCCCGGCGAAACCCCGCACGCCAACGCCAAGTTTCTGGTGTTCTGCGCGGCCATGATCCGCGCCGTGCACAAGTTTGGCGGCCTGTTGCGCTCCACCGTGGCCAGCGCTGGCAACGACCACCGCCTGGGCGCCAACGAGGCCCCGCCGGCCATTATGTCCATCTTTTTGGGCGACCAGCTGACGGAAGTGTTTGAAGCCTTCCGCGCCGGGCGTGTTGAAAACGCCTCTGGAGGCCGCAAGGGCCGCGCCCTCAACCTGGGCGTGGATACGCTGCCCCCGCTGCCCGCCGATCCGGGCGACCGCAACCGCACAAGCCCGGTGGCCTTTACGGGCAACCGGTTTGAGTTCCGCGCGCTTGGCTCCAGCCAGTCCGCCGCCGGTTCCATTACCGCGCTCAACACCATGATGGCCGACTCGCTTGGCTTTGCCGCCGACTGGCTTGAAAAGGAACTGGCCCAGGGCAAGACCTTCAATCAGGCGCTGGAATCCTTTATCAGCCACGTCATCGACGAGCACAGCGCCGTTATCTTTAACGGCGACGGCTACTCTGAAGTGTGGCACAAAGAGGCCGAGCGCCGTGGCCTGCCCAACCTGCGCACCACCCCCGAGGCCCTTGCCGAGCTTACCAGGCCCGAGGTCATCAACCTCTACGAAAAGGCTGGCGTGCTCAACCGCTCAGAGCTCAAGGCGCGGCAGGAAATCTATCTTGAGCAGTACTGCAAAACCGTGCGCACCGAGGCCAATCTGGTTATCCGCATTGCGCATACCATCATTTACCCCGCGGGCATGCGCTATCAGGGCGAGCTGGCTGCCACGGCGGCCAACATGCGGGCCATCGGCAAGGACCCCAAAACCGTGACGCTGGCCGAGATCACCGCAAGCCTGCGGCTTATACAGGACGCCAGCGCCCAGCTTGAAGACGCGCTGACCAAGGCCGACAGCCTGGGCTACGGCTTTGAGGCCGCCCACAGCTACCGTGAGCATGTGCTGCCCCGCATGCTTGAGGTGCGCCGCTACGCCGACCTGCTTGAGGTGCGCGTGGCAGACGATTTGTGGACGCTGCCCAATTATCAGGAAATTCTGTTCGGCAAATAG
- the lysA gene encoding diaminopimelate decarboxylase yields the protein MSDIRSTYTDECNFYGRHTPRELAETYGTPLYVYNENVLRQHCRDLMGLSKHPGFGVNYSVKANATPALLRIVRQEGLVVDAMSPGELYMDELSGFTPAEILYISNNNSEAELQNAVSRGLLVSVDSLSQLDTLGRINHGGKVMVRFNPGIGAGHHAKVVTAGKETKFGVTPDKLDDVFALLEKHDLTLAGINQHIGSLFMEPGGYLDAAEVLLHLADRLPASMLAKLEVIDFGGGFGIPYHKYEGQARLNMADLGSRLTALISGWSEKSGYKGRFLVEPGRYVAAECCVLLGSVYAVKNNGDRRYVGTNLGFNVLVRPAMYDSFHDVEIYGADKAARKNMVQTIVGNICESGDILAKERDLPVICEGDVLGVLDAGAYGFTMGSNYNQRRRPAEVLIQSDGTAKLIRRRETLEDLASCLMD from the coding sequence ATGTCCGACATCCGCTCCACGTACACCGACGAATGCAATTTTTACGGCCGCCACACCCCCCGCGAGCTGGCTGAAACCTACGGCACGCCCCTCTACGTCTACAACGAAAACGTGCTGCGGCAGCATTGCCGCGATCTTATGGGTCTTTCAAAACACCCGGGGTTCGGCGTAAACTACTCCGTCAAAGCCAATGCAACCCCCGCCCTGCTGCGCATCGTGCGCCAGGAGGGGCTGGTGGTGGACGCCATGAGCCCCGGCGAGCTGTACATGGACGAGCTGTCTGGCTTTACCCCGGCGGAGATACTGTACATCTCCAACAACAACTCCGAGGCCGAGCTGCAAAACGCGGTTTCGCGCGGCCTGCTTGTGAGCGTCGATTCCCTTTCGCAGCTCGACACCCTTGGCCGCATCAACCACGGCGGCAAGGTCATGGTGCGCTTTAACCCCGGCATCGGCGCGGGCCACCATGCCAAGGTCGTGACGGCTGGCAAGGAAACCAAGTTTGGCGTCACCCCCGACAAACTGGACGACGTGTTTGCCCTGCTTGAAAAGCACGACCTCACCCTTGCGGGCATCAACCAGCACATCGGCTCGCTCTTTATGGAGCCCGGCGGATACCTCGACGCCGCCGAAGTGCTGCTGCACCTTGCCGACCGCCTGCCCGCCAGCATGCTGGCCAAGCTTGAAGTCATCGACTTTGGCGGCGGCTTTGGCATCCCCTACCACAAGTACGAGGGTCAGGCCCGCCTGAACATGGCCGATCTGGGCAGCCGCCTGACCGCGCTCATCAGCGGCTGGTCCGAAAAGTCGGGCTACAAGGGCCGCTTCCTTGTGGAGCCGGGACGCTATGTGGCCGCTGAATGCTGCGTGCTGCTGGGCTCTGTGTACGCCGTCAAAAACAACGGCGACAGGCGCTATGTGGGCACCAACCTGGGCTTCAACGTGCTTGTGCGCCCGGCCATGTACGACTCGTTTCACGATGTGGAAATTTACGGCGCGGACAAGGCCGCCCGCAAAAACATGGTGCAGACCATCGTGGGCAATATTTGCGAAAGCGGCGACATCCTTGCCAAAGAGCGCGATCTGCCAGTTATTTGCGAAGGAGATGTGCTCGGGGTACTTGACGCCGGAGCTTATGGATTTACCATGGGTTCCAACTACAATCAGCGTCGTCGCCCTGCTGAAGTTCTCATCCAAAGCGACGGCACTGCCAAACTTATCCGCCGCCGCGAAACCCTTGAGGATCTTGCGAGCTGCCTGATGGATTAA
- a CDS encoding MATE family efflux transporter, giving the protein MTQYSGPPVQQARPAPDLSTSTRAIWRLTWPQMLMMYLMFFMGFVAVWVAGRISADVQAALGMVNQCGILLMVVAMAVSSGATAAVSQSLGALKVMRAQRYIGTTVIGCLGLGFVVALAAAFFSNGILRMLMVPDSIMPQTRDMWAVSMLGLPAQYLYASTGVMFRATRQVLPPLWVAAGVCLCNLMACLGLGLGWFGMPNMGYMGLIWANVGAQYLGAICNCILLARSGYLGRKSLPSLRWLKSGLPYLLKVALPAGAAQIVWQSGYMTLFVLVASLPADSVNALAGLNAGLRVEALLFLPGMAFNMSVAVLVGNSLGAGKPDEARRVSLNMVSLAAVTMSFMAALLWPFRQEIAHLLSQEPGTQAQIVSYLTYNLLSTPFSIASTVMGGIMTGAGATKYNLMIFGGSFWVVRLPLGWLLGHILWGTASGVFLAMLVSQILQTCIMLYVVLFRDWTRFAMSRCRQPQTP; this is encoded by the coding sequence GTGACACAATACAGCGGACCCCCCGTGCAACAGGCCCGGCCAGCGCCCGACCTGAGCACCTCCACGCGCGCTATCTGGCGGCTTACCTGGCCCCAGATGCTCATGATGTACCTTATGTTTTTCATGGGCTTTGTGGCCGTATGGGTAGCGGGACGAATTAGCGCAGACGTCCAGGCGGCGCTCGGCATGGTAAACCAGTGCGGCATCCTGCTGATGGTGGTGGCCATGGCCGTTTCGAGCGGCGCTACGGCTGCCGTCAGCCAGTCGCTTGGCGCGCTCAAGGTCATGCGGGCCCAGCGCTACATTGGTACAACGGTTATCGGCTGCCTGGGCCTGGGTTTTGTGGTGGCCCTGGCAGCCGCTTTTTTCAGCAACGGCATATTACGCATGCTCATGGTGCCCGACAGCATCATGCCGCAAACCAGGGACATGTGGGCCGTCAGCATGCTGGGCCTGCCCGCCCAGTATCTGTACGCCTCTACGGGCGTCATGTTTCGCGCCACACGTCAGGTGCTGCCGCCCCTGTGGGTGGCTGCGGGCGTGTGCCTGTGCAACCTGATGGCCTGTCTTGGTCTCGGGCTCGGCTGGTTTGGCATGCCCAACATGGGCTACATGGGCCTGATCTGGGCCAACGTGGGCGCGCAGTATCTTGGCGCTATATGCAACTGCATCCTGCTTGCGCGTTCCGGCTATCTTGGCCGCAAGTCACTGCCTTCGCTACGCTGGCTCAAGTCCGGTCTGCCCTACCTGCTCAAGGTTGCCCTGCCAGCGGGCGCGGCGCAGATCGTGTGGCAGTCTGGCTACATGACCCTGTTTGTGCTGGTGGCCTCGCTGCCCGCCGACAGCGTCAACGCTCTGGCCGGGCTCAATGCGGGCCTGCGGGTCGAAGCCCTGTTGTTTTTGCCGGGCATGGCCTTTAATATGAGCGTGGCCGTGCTGGTGGGCAACAGTCTGGGCGCGGGCAAGCCCGACGAGGCCCGCCGCGTGTCCCTCAACATGGTAAGCCTTGCGGCCGTGACCATGAGCTTTATGGCCGCCCTGCTCTGGCCGTTCAGGCAGGAGATCGCGCATCTGCTTTCACAGGAACCGGGCACTCAGGCCCAGATTGTCAGTTACCTTACCTACAACCTCCTCTCCACGCCATTTTCCATCGCCAGCACCGTAATGGGCGGCATAATGACCGGAGCCGGGGCCACCAAGTACAACCTCATGATTTTTGGCGGCAGTTTCTGGGTGGTGCGTCTGCCCCTGGGCTGGCTGCTTGGCCACATACTCTGGGGCACCGCCTCGGGGGTGTTTCTGGCCATGCTCGTCTCCCAGATTCTGCAAACCTGCATCATGCTCTATGTGGTGCTGTTCCGCGACTGGACGCGCTTTGCCATGAGCCGCTGCCGCCAGCCGCAAACCCCATAA
- a CDS encoding dephospho-CoA kinase — MTELRLATTADDAGQRLDRVLRQAAPELSRAALQKAVQAGRCQIDGLPETRADAKIRAGQTIVLSLPETSTTLQAEEGHLELLWQDEHMVVCNKPAGLTVHPCPSCPEQTLVQRLLGRFPQLGRIEGQRPGIVHRLDKATSGILLVALTEQDRLLLSEAFARREVHKEYLALVSGVPSPQGQCLEPIGRHPTAKIKMAVVPESRGGRPAHTEWKTLWTAPDRRFSLLAVRIHTGRTHQIRVHLAHLGHPLLGDRLYAPKQVQALAPRQMLHAWRISFTHPATGAPMSFACPPPDDMLLSALQGCRRMRRVIVTGNPGSGKSAFTQCLARLGVPVFSADAAVAQLYGPKGEAAKWIGRMAGDTPLLGPDGSVDKAALLEAMRDNRELRREVEKLVHTLARNELEAFWAQQESLGAPLAAAEVPLYFETSWQHSFTPEPHVVGICCPLPVRAQRIEANRGWPQDKIEAIEGWQWPQERKMAACDTVVQNDGSAEILCERAQEFLEKMRAKDQKDEQALAKHLVRLWQ, encoded by the coding sequence GTGACAGAACTGCGCCTTGCAACTACCGCAGACGATGCGGGCCAGCGCCTTGACCGCGTGCTGCGCCAGGCAGCGCCGGAGCTTTCGCGGGCAGCGCTGCAAAAGGCTGTTCAGGCCGGGCGTTGCCAGATAGACGGCCTGCCCGAAACCCGCGCCGACGCAAAAATACGCGCCGGGCAGACTATTGTGCTCAGTCTGCCGGAGACCTCCACAACCCTGCAGGCGGAGGAGGGGCATCTCGAACTTTTATGGCAGGACGAGCACATGGTGGTCTGCAACAAACCTGCGGGGCTTACGGTGCACCCCTGCCCCTCATGCCCGGAGCAGACGCTGGTGCAGCGGCTGTTGGGGCGGTTTCCGCAGCTTGGCCGGATAGAAGGCCAGCGCCCCGGCATTGTGCACCGGCTGGACAAGGCCACAAGCGGCATCCTGCTTGTGGCCCTGACGGAGCAGGACCGCCTTTTGCTCAGCGAAGCTTTTGCCCGGCGCGAGGTGCACAAGGAATACCTTGCGCTGGTCAGCGGCGTGCCATCGCCGCAGGGTCAGTGCCTCGAGCCCATAGGCCGCCACCCCACAGCAAAAATCAAGATGGCCGTGGTGCCGGAATCGCGGGGAGGCCGCCCCGCGCATACCGAATGGAAAACCCTGTGGACAGCGCCTGACCGGCGGTTTTCGCTGCTGGCGGTGCGCATACATACGGGGCGCACGCACCAGATACGCGTGCACTTGGCCCATCTTGGGCATCCCCTGCTTGGCGACAGGCTGTACGCCCCCAAACAGGTTCAGGCCCTTGCCCCACGGCAGATGCTGCACGCATGGCGCATCAGCTTTACCCACCCTGCCACCGGCGCGCCCATGAGTTTTGCCTGCCCGCCGCCGGACGACATGCTGCTGTCCGCGCTGCAGGGCTGCCGCCGCATGCGGCGCGTCATTGTTACGGGCAACCCCGGCAGCGGCAAATCCGCCTTTACCCAATGCCTGGCAAGGTTGGGCGTGCCTGTTTTCAGCGCTGACGCGGCGGTTGCGCAACTGTACGGTCCCAAAGGCGAAGCGGCCAAATGGATTGGCCGTATGGCTGGCGACACCCCGCTGCTCGGCCCTGACGGCTCGGTGGACAAGGCTGCCCTGCTGGAGGCCATGCGCGACAATCGCGAGCTGCGCCGCGAGGTGGAGAAGCTCGTGCATACGCTGGCGCGCAACGAGCTTGAGGCCTTCTGGGCGCAGCAAGAGTCGCTGGGGGCTCCTCTGGCGGCTGCTGAAGTACCTCTCTATTTTGAAACCAGCTGGCAGCACAGCTTTACGCCCGAGCCGCACGTGGTTGGCATTTGTTGCCCCCTGCCCGTGCGCGCGCAACGCATAGAGGCCAACCGGGGCTGGCCGCAGGACAAAATTGAGGCTATTGAAGGCTGGCAATGGCCGCAGGAACGCAAAATGGCCGCATGTGACACGGTGGTGCAAAACGATGGATCTGCGGAGATATTATGCGAACGCGCGCAAGAATTTCTTGAAAAAATGCGCGCAAAAGATCAAAAGGATGAACAGGCCCTTGCTAAACATCTTGTCCGTCTGTGGCAATAA
- a CDS encoding DUF2156 domain-containing protein: MSKNFTPVSLDGRQQYYELWARTPQRSLDYTLANLWGWQDYYGLEWCFDDNLCWIRQTRPYQVCWAPVGDWNAVSWKDLLPCGFNPEAHNITRVPEKLLQIWQRDLGHLVDVEEDRGQWEYLYKQDELAELPGNRFHKKRNHLNSYIKTYGEPDYHQLDDAMVEDVLAVQDDWCQWHECEESPSLRAENEAINRVLSHWNCFTGLTGGSLYVDGKMVAFSVGENLDGENLGVHYEKGLNGFKGVYQTINCLFSRNAGAGFTYINRAQDLDEEGLRQAKMTYLPADFLRKYKVRIRKN, translated from the coding sequence GTGAGCAAAAATTTTACGCCTGTCAGTCTGGACGGACGCCAGCAATATTATGAGCTGTGGGCGCGCACGCCCCAGCGTTCACTGGACTACACCCTGGCCAACCTCTGGGGATGGCAGGATTATTACGGCCTTGAGTGGTGCTTTGACGATAATCTGTGCTGGATCCGCCAGACGCGCCCCTACCAGGTATGCTGGGCCCCCGTGGGCGACTGGAACGCCGTTTCGTGGAAAGACCTGCTGCCCTGCGGCTTTAACCCCGAGGCGCACAACATCACCCGCGTGCCAGAAAAGCTGCTGCAAATCTGGCAGCGCGACCTTGGGCATCTCGTGGATGTCGAAGAAGACCGGGGCCAGTGGGAATACCTGTACAAACAGGATGAACTGGCCGAGCTGCCGGGCAACCGCTTTCACAAAAAGCGCAACCACCTCAACAGCTACATAAAAACCTACGGCGAGCCGGACTACCACCAGCTCGACGACGCCATGGTGGAAGACGTGCTGGCTGTGCAGGACGACTGGTGTCAGTGGCACGAATGCGAAGAATCCCCCTCGCTCAGGGCCGAAAACGAGGCCATCAACCGCGTGCTCAGCCACTGGAACTGCTTTACCGGGCTTACGGGCGGCTCGCTGTATGTGGACGGCAAGATGGTGGCCTTCAGCGTGGGTGAAAACCTGGATGGCGAAAACCTTGGCGTGCACTACGAAAAAGGCCTCAACGGCTTCAAGGGCGTGTACCAGACCATCAACTGCCTGTTTTCGCGCAACGCGGGTGCGGGCTTTACCTACATCAACCGGGCGCAGGATCTGGACGAAGAAGGCCTACGCCAGGCCAAGATGACCTACCTGCCCGCCGACTTTTTGCGCAAGTACAAGGTGCGCATCCGCAAAAACTGA